The window catttatcatgaaataaggaaataaataataactttattattgcctctagggcatatttccttcacctgtGTCCACCCACCAATCGTTGGACTGAAACACTGAAAAAACAGTAAATAAATTACCGTACCCAGATGCACCATTCTCATTGTTGCCCACAATCATGTTGACAGACtgggagtcctgtcctggcttcttatACTTGTTAGGGCACTTGTTGGCCCAGTGTtcaaccgaaccacaagtaaagcagccctcatccttcttgttcttcttgaaggtcttcttacccttcttcttaaagtcAGTATTGTGTTGGACACCGTTCTTTCCCTTGGGCTTGTGGGAGTTATGGTTCCTCTGGTTAACCATGTTGGCAACTGAAGTTCATTCGACCCCTTTTCCGTGCGAGTCCTTTGCCCTTGAATTCTGCTCAACACTCAGATGGCCAATGACATCCTCCACAGAGAATTCACGCCTCTGATGTTTCAGAGTGGTGGCAAAATTCCTCCAGGAATTAGGGAGCTTAGCGATTATGCAGCTCGCGACAAACTTGCCCGGTAACTCGCACTTAAGAAGCTCAAGCTCCTTAACaatgcatattatctcatgagcctgctccaaTTCAGGACGGTTTTCAACCATCTTGTAATCGTGGAACTGCTCTATAATATACATCTCGCTCCCGGCATCGGCGGCCCCGAACTTAGATTcgagcgcctcccacaagtccttGGCGACATGCACATGTAAATATGTGTCGACCAGTTTATCTCCGATCACGCCAAGTGCTCCGAGAAACACAACGGTGGCCTCCTTGAACGCattctcctgttcaggagcaatAGTTCCCGTGGAGACACCGATGACCCAGAACAAGTTCATAGCCGTGAGCCATAAAGTGGTCTtagtctgccaacgcttaaagtatgtaccggtaaacttatccggtctcagtgcagcggcaaagccacttgccgaaaatttcctacacataataggtttttggattgttgagtaaataggcaatttttCAACTAATTTAATCCATAAataaatcactagcatggcattgactGAGGTGACGATGTACTGACTCTGATCTAAACATGCACGTACTAAGCAAACAGTAGACAAATCTACACATACTGCTAGTACTGCTAATACGAAAATAAACAGGAGCGGGATAAACgtgttataccctccagtaggccaggCAGAAGCCGCCGCGGCGGTGGCAGCAGCAGCGGtgtcctcggcggccttcttgtcggccTCGAGCTTCTCGGCGGTGGCAcgttcggcgtcggtggacatggtgatgatgagggcgacgcggacgtagaggaagtagacgaacagcgagcagtcgcgtagtcgcttcccaaaaacctattcgcccctcTCCTGTACAGGAACCGGAGGGACGgggtttcggagacctgctctcccggcgACCGTGTACGTGGCGGACTGGATGGAGTCACCGGCGACAGCAGCAGCAAAGGAACAACGGTGGGCAGTGCGCGTGAGCAGATGCGATCTGATCATGGTCGttagggttaggagacaccgcacacttatataggcgcagccgcgtggagagacgtgggctcgaACCACGTCCGAGTCCTCAGAGAACGTaggtgtgagctcggctcggctcaatcccgcaacccgcggcgcggcgcgacatgacgaggcgtggcgggcggcggaggaggagtgcgcgagggcctcttctattctcaagctccaatagcatgtgaaagaacatcccttataaagaggtccaactcctcttccacttccggggtgggactaaacttcccaccccGACCTAGTGCCAAtaaacccacatgggcccttagagatttttcagaaattgctatatggGCCTAAAGCCCATTCCAAATTTCAgcaaaaatcgtcaaaaagttttatcgttttggactccgtttggtatagATTTTCTGTAATAAAAAAATAagtagaaaacaacaactggcactaggcactaggttaataggttagttcaaatgatataaaattgcatataaattatctaaagattgataatataataggatgaaacaataaaaaaattatagacacgttggagacatatcagagACTCAGGTCATCTTGGATTAGTGCAACATTCATCGGCGGGATGAGGCTACCATGCGAGGTTTACGACAGAAAATATGAACCTCGCATTGGAGGAGTATGAGTACTGGGTGCATCGGGACAAGCCGGTGAAGAAGGGGGCGAGGAAGGAGAataagaaggaggaggaggaggatgaggctGGTCCCTCAAGGGTGATCGAGCTCCGACATTGACTGGGAACAATCTCTGAGTAGTTTGCAGTAGTCGAAGTAAGTTTGTATCCGAACTGAACATCTTTGAAACCGGGTACATATGAACCCGCTTTTCAAAAAGCCATTTTAAACATGTTTTAAAACATGAATTTTTCAAAACAAAATTTTACATCTACCTTCTCCGGCGACACAAAATTTTGTGAAAAGTTGCCCTTTTCTTTTGCCTCCACAAAAAAAAACAATTTTTAGTGCTTCTAAATAGCGTTCCACAACACtttttttttgtctttttttgCACGGGCCAAAAGAAAATGTTGTTTTTCAGCGAAACTTTCGGTGCACACACACAATGTGGAGCTGTATCCTGTGGAACTGTTTTTCAGAATATTTTGGCAATTAGAAATGTGTTTTCTGAAGTGGGTTCATCCATGTATTTTCCGGCTCCTCCCGTGCTTTCTTTCTATGTACCCACAGCTGTAGATGTAGCCTGCTTTCACCCGGGTCCTGACAGTCCCCGGACGACAGATAGCCAAAGCGACACAGCAATACAAGCGAACCACGTAACCATCACAATTGAAATTGCACAATGTTTCACGTTTAGTCGTTTACAGAGGATGTGGTCATGTGGATGATTTATGTTTTCTGAAGGTGAAGACATGGCAACGTTGTGCTCGCCCTGCCGGGCGACCGGCGGCCGCCTCGAGCAGTTCAGCACTAATTCTAAAATCAAGCGGCGACCGGCCTTGGGACGTGGCCGTAGTTTTCCGGCGTGGCGGAGACGCTCTTCTGTGCGCGCAGTTGCTGGTAGAACCTCCTGATGAACTCGTCGGCTTTCCTGTCCACTTGCTGGTGCTCGCCCGCCGTGAACGGTGAGTCGATGATGCGCAGCTGGCCCGTAGCCGCGCTGCGCCCGAAGGCCGGCGACGCCCACGCGGCGGAAGAAGGTGTCGCCGCCGCGAGCCCGTCCTCGTCGTGGAAGAGGTGCCCGCTGTCGTTGAGCATCTCGAACACCCTCGCGATGTCTGCCGCGTCGTAGCTGTTGTAACAGCCGGCGGCTTCGTCGTCAAGGCACTTTGCAGCGACGGAGGAGGAGCGAGAGCGCGCCGCCGCGCGGCGGTGGAAGTTGACGAAGCCGCCGAGGGCCTTGCTGGCGTCCCTGCTGCGGTGGAGGTCCATGGCGAGCTTACGCCCGGACGACAGCACGCCGCGGCGCAGAAGGTAGACGACGGTGCGCGCCAAGCGCCACAGCCGCCGCCCCACGGTCTTGGGCTGAGCAGCAGTGGTCTTCCCGGCGACGACCTTGACGGCCATTTTCCAGGTGGGTAGCAAGTGGAGCTTACTGTCACTCGCTCTTGGTCGCTGGGTAGGTACTAACGATACTGTCAGTCACTCTCGTCTGGCTCTTGGTCGTTGGATAGGATAGGGATGTCAGGTATTTGAAGGAGCGAGGGCTCTGTGACCTCTGTCTTCTGTGTCGTCGCGTGTCGGGCTGGGTCTGAAACGAGGGATGGTGGCTTTCATTATTGGTCGTGGTCGTGGTTGGCGAAGGATATGGAGCACCAACCTGCCTGATTGGAGtacttttttttcttcctttttaaGGTTGCATGATTAGAGTAAAATAATAATATGGGAGATAAGTGCAACCCCAGGTTTTCGGTGTCTGCGATGTTGATGTTCTCAACATCTCGGAGAAGGAATTTGGAGTTGTCTCCAGTATTTGCTGATGATGCTCGATCGTCCCGTTGGTGCAGTGCGGCATAGGTCACTCTAGGCCATACTTGCTCGTACTACGGAAAAAATGACAGTATTGCTGAGTTCAACTTTAACGAAGATGAGACATGCGCATCCGTCAGAAGAATGCCGTGTATTCATAAGGGGTGAGTTTGCATTCGTGTAGTGACGGTCTGTATTATATTTATAAAAGAAAAGGAGGCAAGAACAATTTCATCCAACTAACAGCTACGTGCTTATATTTTTTTAAACAATCACCGGGGGGAGAGGATCCCCGCCTGAATCTACGTGCTTAGATATAAAGTATACATGGTAACACAATTATTGATTAAAAACAAAAACACAATTATTGGTTAAAAAACATAATTATTGGTTAAAAACAAAAAACCACAATTATTGGTGTCTTAATCTGCTTTGGATAGGCCAGGGCCACGtccttctcttttcttttttgtttggATAAAGGACACTAGTTGCCAAAATAAGAGCGCTTTGCATGATCCACGTAGCACATAGAAAAATATGGTACGTAGCACCACACCTAATTTCATCTACAGAGGTCGGTGCTACAAAGTACAAATCTCATGTGCAGAAAGTTTGGTTTCAAGTGCTCAATAGATTGTTATCCAAATTTAGGAGAAGAAGAGATTAGGTTTTTCTTCCCTATCCCTTGATGGCTAGGGTAAACACTTCCCTTCAAACTTTACCAACGAGCATGTAGATTCGTCTCCCCTCTGCCTGTCCCTCCGGCGGCCGGTGACCggggagtgggggggggggggggggggggcgattcCGGTGCCTCCGCTCTGGTTAGGTTAGGTTTTTGTTTTGTCCTTGCATGTCCTTGGACGGATGGCGGCACCTCTTCTTTGAGTTTGTCTTCCGGGCTCTGATTCTCCTCAAGATCGTCCATCTGGGTGTATTCGAAGGAGCTCCGGCGTAGATTCCTACCGTCTTCTTGGGGCGGTAAGGTTAGGTTTTCTCGCCGTGTCGCGATATTTTGTGTCAGCTGCTTTAGATGTATTCAACGGTTCAACGACGACAACTGCGGCTCCAGGCGCGCTAGTCCTTAGGGGCACGTGCACGAAGACTTTACGGGTTCTCATCGACAAGGTCAAGCCGGCTTCGATAGGAGAGCGACGACAGCGGTGGGTCGATGACTCATTCTGGCAGTGGTAGTGGTTGTTGGGTGGTCTCGAAGTCTCGATACAACTTTTATTCTGTTTGAGATTCTTTGTACTTCCGATGAACTTTGATAATAGATCTGAAACTTTTTTTAAAGAATATTGTTATCCAAATTTTGTATAATCTAATTTACAAATCTTATAATGAATTGCTGACAATTATTTAGCTTAGCTAAACCTTCCTATCCATCAACGCCATATTTCAACCCGGCAATCCGACCCATGGGCGGTCTCGCCCGTGGGCACCCGACCcgaatgggtagggtatgggtcgCCATCCTTTAGCTAAAAAAAAGTAGTAAGATTGTAAAAAAATCGTTTGTGTTGAAATGCTCGATGGTGCCCGATTAGGTCGGGTTACCCGATGGGTTTGGGCATGTGTGTGATTTCCTACCCATGGGTAGGGTCGTGGGTCTATGATGGACCCGATAAGCATTCGGGCATAGGTTTTGTTGAGGTCGACCCGACCAAACCCGATCCGACTGCCAGGTTAAGCCATATTGCTTGATAATCGAATTTGTTTAAGACGCATAGACTTTACCTCCTGTGAATTAATTAAGTGGATGGAGACAGAAAAAATATTGCATGGACTGGGTGACGTTACGTGTTTTGCTAGTCATGATTGGAGAGCGATCGTGAGAGGCGCCGATCATGGGAGAAGCGCCATTCTCGACCAGATCCGCCACTCCTCTGTTGGGGCAGCCCaacagtgtgtgtgtgtggcagAGGCAGAGCTTGAGCCACCGCTACGGCCATCCTTCAGCTAAAAAAATAGGGCAGTGATCTGCGCCGGTGCGCCGGCCGAACGATTCGGCCGGTCGCACCGCAGCCGTCCGATTTACCTTTGTATTAACCGTCAGATCTAATCCTCACCAAAGTCAAACGCAGCTTCATCTCTTCCTCCGCTGGTGTACACATCTAGCCGCCATGGATGAGCGAGGCACCCAGACTCGAAGCACCACCGGGCTTGGCCGCCCCCGGCGCCGGTCACCGCCCTCGCCACCggttgccgccctcgccgccggtgGCCACCTGTGTTTCATGCTGGCTCGGCGCATGCAGCAGCGTGTGCCCCGGTTGCAGCTCCCCCGGCGATGGTCGCAACTCCGCTGCGACGGTCGGAGCTGCGGCAGCGAAGATCACCGGATGCGCGCCCTCGAAGACGAGCTCACGTCTTAACCGAGGCAAGGCTTGAACCATCGCACACCCTCTGTGTTGCAAACGTTGTTAAAAAAGCTTCAACCCCTGGATGGAAAAGCTTCAAGCCCTAGATGAAAAAGCTTCAATTGGCACTGCGATTCACGAGGAGGTACAACCGCTGACGCAAAATGTTTCAACCTTAGATGAAAAAAGTTTCAACCAGATGATAGAGAGAGCTTTAACCAAAGGCTGCTCAAAACAAAAGAAAGTTTCAATCGTTTACACAAAAGCTTCAATCGTGGACGGAAAAAGCTTCAACCGTGTGTGAAAAAGTTTCAATCGTTAAGAAAGAAAGCTCCAACCTGACATTGCAACCAGAGAAAAGTTATGTGTTGTAGCAAAACGTGACGCCGGTCGTAGCAAAATGCTATGCCGGTTGTAGCAAAAATCTATGCCGGTTGAAGCATGTAGCAAAACTGCAGCGTTTTGTCATCTTCTTCCACCTCCAGCCGTCGCTGGTTGAAGCTCAGCCGTAGCGGGCAGTCGACTGGTTCCCCCGGCGCGGTCCCAGCACCTCCGTCGCGGCGCCCCGATACAG is drawn from Aegilops tauschii subsp. strangulata cultivar AL8/78 chromosome 1, Aet v6.0, whole genome shotgun sequence and contains these coding sequences:
- the LOC109764819 gene encoding uncharacterized protein, encoding MAVKVVAGKTTAAQPKTVGRRLWRLARTVVYLLRRGVLSSGRKLAMDLHRSRDASKALGGFVNFHRRAAARSRSSSVAAKCLDDEAAGCYNSYDAADIARVFEMLNDSGHLFHDEDGLAAATPSSAAWASPAFGRSAATGQLRIIDSPFTAGEHQQVDRKADEFIRRFYQQLRAQKSVSATPENYGHVPRPVAA